The following are encoded together in the Paludisphaera mucosa genome:
- a CDS encoding DUF2997 domain-containing protein has translation MSKTIEIVVDPRGGATVRTSGFARSACREASRFVEEALGLRTAETLTAEFHQGLQAAPRLEQSN, from the coding sequence ATGAGCAAGACCATCGAGATCGTCGTCGACCCCAGGGGCGGGGCGACGGTGCGGACGTCGGGCTTCGCCCGGTCGGCGTGCCGCGAGGCGAGCCGGTTCGTGGAGGAGGCCCTGGGCCTCAGGACGGCCGAGACGCTCACGGCCGAGTTCCACCAGGGCCTGCAGGCCGCCCCGCGGCTCGAGCAGTCCAACTGA